A single region of the Marmota flaviventris isolate mMarFla1 chromosome 10, mMarFla1.hap1, whole genome shotgun sequence genome encodes:
- the LOC114083709 gene encoding selection and upkeep of intraepithelial T-cells protein 1-like, with product MKTTRVLFCRLFVVLYLLQMVTPSSEQFMVKGIKGPILAPFGGEVELSCQLSPPQSAQHMEIRWFRNRYTQPIYLYKGGKDLYGETTSGYVERTELLKDAIGEGKVTLRIFNVSVDDDGQYHCFFRDGDFSEEDITEVKVTATSSDIQIFVHPPNTKGLIMECHSGGWFPQPQMEWRDSRGDILLPTSKSHSQDRDKLFNMKMTLLLRDAHSGNVACYLRNPLTGQEERTSIVLAGEICVFVLQMIANVT from the exons AACAATTCATGGTGAAAGGCATAAAGGGGCCAATCCTGGCTCCATTTGGTGGAGAAGTTGAGCTCAGCTGCCAGTTGTCTCCACCGCAGAGTGCACAACACATGGAGATCCGCTGGTTCCGTAACCGCTACACACAACCTATTTACCTGTACAAGGGGGGTAAAGACCTGTATGGAGAAACTACCTCTGGGTATGTGGAGCGGACAGAACTCCTCAAAGATGCCATTGGAGAAGGTAAAGTGACCCTCAGGATCTTTAATGTCAGTGTTGATGACGATGGGCAGTACCACTGCTTCTTCAGAGATGGTGATTTCTCTGAAGAGGACATCACAGAAGTGAAGGTCACAG CTACAAGCTCAGACATACAGATTTTTGTGCATCCTCCTAATACCAAAGGTCTTATTATGGAATGTCATTCAGGAGGTTGGTTCCCACAGCCTCAAATGGAATGGAGAGACAGCAGAGGAGACATACTCCTACCTACATCAAAATCTCACTCACAGGATAGAGACAAATTGTTCAACATGAAGATGACCCTTCTTCTCAGGGATGCCCACTCTGGAAATGTTGCTTGCTACCTTAGAAACCCTCTAACTGGCCAAGAGGAAAGAACAAGCATTGTCTTAGCAGGTGAGATCTGTGTATTTGTTCTTCAAATGATAGCCAATGTCACATGA